The Methanosarcina acetivorans C2A genome includes the window GGAAAGCCGCCTTTTCCAGACTTACGACCCCTTTTTTGTAGATTGAAATCGAGTCTTTAACCCTTGTTCTCATAATTGCCCGATATTTGATTGATTCAATGGTAAAGTCCGGATGTGAAGCATAGATAAACAAAAGAATTTCGTCATCGGTGAGATTACTGATAAATTTCTTGAAGTCAGCAATTGCTTCTTTTTCTTCTGAAGAGAAGAGGTTTTGCTTCAGGTCAAGTGCCTTTATCCCTGAAGGGGTGATTTTATAAGTATAACCCTCTTCTTTTTCAACAAGGTTCATTGATATCAGATTATCCATGCTGACCTCGGAAATCTCGCTGTACGGCCCGAGGTAATGGGGAACGAATTCTGTCCACTCGTTCACTTTATCAACGTAATTCGATATCAGAAACATTTCTTTTTGAAAAGCAACCTTTCCTTTTACCGGCTCTTCTTCGTTCATTTTCAATAATTCAAGTATCGTAATGCTTAAAGGAGAAAGGTCCTCTTCAATATTGTCCGATGAAATTCTCAATCTACTCCCCCTTAGCCTTTAATTCGATGCTCGTTGCTATCTGGAATAGTATTCTCTTTTTCAAAGAATATGTGATTATATGTGACTACGTTGTATTATATTTCTCATTAGCATTCCTTAGAGATTTGAAGCAAAACCTACAGCTAAAGAGCCCTGGACAAAAGAAGTGTGTATCTGCGACCACCACACCAATGTGAATCACACCTTGAAGACCCAAAATTTAATCGCCTTTCCAGCTTGTCTACTTTGCTTCATTGTTCAGTCCCACCGCAACTGTGCACAAAATCACTTATTTTTTCTATCACAGTTTCACTTGAGAGAATCCAGGGTTTCTCTATGACATGTATCGTGAGATTTGACGCGCCATCCCAGCTAAAATCAGCCGTAATTCCCAGTCCTTTCATCCGCCCGCAGTTTCCTGGAGGCACAGGAGTGCAGGCATCTGAAAGTTTCTTTTTTATGCAATCAAATACACTCTGATTAACGTTGTGAAACGTTACCGGATCACATCCACCCATAATTTTCCTCCTTATACTGTTAAAATTTTCATTTTTGGCTGTACATTCGACAGGGTAAACAGTAGGCCGTATGAACAAACTTTGAATCACAGCTAAAAAATAAAGGCCTGTCTTTGAAAAAAGTCCAAAAAACCAACAGTTATACCCCATAAAAGTACAAAAATTTTCGTATGATCACTCTGTTGGCTTGAAACGGGGTTTAATTTCCTAGATATACGGGCATCATAAGAGCTCCGGACAAAAGAAGTATGGATCTATGATTACCGCACAAACGTGCATCATACATTGAAAAAGAATCCTATGAAATTTTCAGATCTTGAAGACTTTACTAAATGCTACAACCCTGAAAATCGCTTCAGTCGCAAAGAGACATGGAGTGAAGAAGCTCCCTAAGACAGGTTCCGAAAATTCGGCTATGATGAAATTATATCAAGGGACAAAACGAACCTGTACAGGGACAAAACAAACTTGGACATCTTCTGGCTCAAGGACAAAAGCCTCGCTGACCTGGACAACCTGCCGGATCCTGATATTCTTGAAAACGAGATAATTGAGAATATGGAAGCTTCCCTGGCAAGTTTCAAAGAAATTATGGCTACGAGCAACGGAGAAAGTGGAGAGAATTAAAAAATAAATCCCATATAGGTCTGAAGATTAAAGAATGTGCTGATATCCTTTTTATCATCGCCGAATCCAAAAATTCAGATGTTATTCAATAAAATGTTGTGGTGGATATCCACCACTTATTACTATTAATCACTTATATTACTTGAGATTTTTTCGGGTTAGGCTGCAAGGTCGTATAAATATATATCATTGCTAGCCATACTATCAACATAGTTCTTGTCCATTCCCCATACAACAGTGTTATTGTATACTTCTGGTGTCGTATAAACTTCTTCAGGATATTCATATATTAGGGTGCTTTGTCCTGTAGATATGTTATATACATATACTCCAGTTTTTCCTTCATAATCATCAACACATTTATTGTATACAATTTTGTCATCTTGTATGGCAATATGTGTCCCTGTACTGGCGCCGTATTCATTTCCCTCTGGATCGGTGCCAAGTGGTTGTGTAACGTCTATGGTTTTCTTTGTTGATGTATTATACATCTCAATATATCCCTGATGATTATATACGTCAGACCAGATGACGTTAGTACCCCATATACGCGGTATGTTTGGATCTCCATATGAAGTAACAGTTATTTTTTCCTGCATATCGATGTCATACATTCTGATAGTTATATCCGCTTCCGGATCTTCCGAATATGAGTAATACACCACTTTTGTGTCATATATGTCGGGATTACTACCGTTTCCTATTTTAGTCTGTGTGGATGTAGATATGTCCCAGAGATACACATTATCATCTGCACTCCAGACGATTCTGTTGCCGTAAATAGCAGGTTTGCTAAATTGGTCTACATTCTGCGTGATGTAACTTTTTGTGGCTGTTGGTATATCGTATACGGCAAGCCTTGGTGTTCCACCGCTTTCATCACGCCACACTAACTTGTTATCGTAAATATCCGGACTGGAAGCCCCAGCAGAGCTAAAAGTAGTGTCTGTTCCGTTGGTCAGGTCGTATAGATGAATAACAACCCCATTTGTCCATACTACCTCGTTACCATAAACAGCAGGATCGTATCCGGTGCCAATTTTCGTAACCTGAGCCGTTGAAGCTGCAACTGCAATTAAAATCAACAAAACAAACACTAGGAATGCTGAAGCTAAAGCTATTGACCATATCTTTCCCTTATTTTTCATTTATTTCCCCCGGGTAGCTTTATTTTTTGAAGTTAATGTACAGTTTATATGATTCTGTACAGTTCATATGATTCGGATATTTTTCAGGTTCTGTAATAATATCTGAATCATCTATTACTAACGTCGCATTGATCCAAACCTGGACTATTTGCCCAGCCAATTATGTGATAAATTAGTAAAGAGACTAAGTAATTATATAATTTTGCGAATAAAATATTTTTCCAACCTTTGTTACATCTCAATTTTTGTTATGAATTAAAATTACAGACTTCAATCCAATATCAAAAATTGTTTTAAGACCTGAGGTATATGGAAAAATCAAAAAACAGCAATATCTCAGGGACATAATTGTCAAGATACACATATCGGGGAAATTGACGGAGAGCTTATGGTATCCAATTCCGGCTCTACCAGCTTATCCAGGCTACTGTCACGATTCCATTCTTACAAATCTACCCTTTGGGAAGAAGAGCAGCATGACCTCCACCAACGAAGAAGGGAGCAGGAAAAATAAGACTTCACTTACAATCGCCAGAGCTTCTGGACAACCACAAGCAACAAGCAGCTCAACTTTTTCAGCATATTCATACCCTCCTCTGGACTGGAAAGCAGGCAGCAGTGGCACTGTCGGGCAACGTTCTTTTTGAAGGAGGAGCAGGAGAGACCATCCGCAAAAAACTTCTTGAAATCACCGACCTGCATACGATCCTGCGCCTGCCGACAGGTATCTTCTATGCAAACAGCGTGAAAACAAACCTGCTTTTCTTTGAAGCAAAATCCGTAGCTAAAGAGCCCTGGACAAAAGAGGTGTGGATCTACGACTACCACACCAATGTGAATCACACCTTGAAGAAGAACCCTATGAAATATTCCAATCTGGAAAACTTCATCAATTGCTACAGTCTGGAAAATTCCTAACCAAGCAATTATTTTTAATCCAGTTT containing:
- a CDS encoding N-6 DNA methylase, whose amino-acid sequence is MHTLLWTGKQAAVALSGNVLFEGGAGETIRKKLLEITDLHTILRLPTGIFYANSVKTNLLFFEAKSVAKEPWTKEVWIYDYHTNVNHTLKKNPMKYSNLENFINCYSLENS